One genomic segment of Candidatus Eisenbacteria bacterium includes these proteins:
- a CDS encoding response regulator has protein sequence MKRILWIEDEADTALASYKIPLVRAGYTVDIAGDASEAIELLREKQYDVFVFDIIIPAGPRFGASDKNFVGFDLLEALVKGQIEGVRRIDPNTVIVFTVVNDPELHSRISELGVNRLFVKSLSGSSVLKSAVDDILGIASEDVGE, from the coding sequence GTGAAGAGAATCCTATGGATTGAGGACGAGGCAGATACTGCGTTGGCAAGCTACAAGATCCCGTTGGTGCGTGCCGGGTATACGGTAGACATAGCGGGCGACGCAAGCGAGGCCATAGAACTGCTCAGAGAGAAGCAGTATGACGTGTTTGTGTTCGACATCATCATCCCAGCTGGACCGCGTTTTGGAGCTTCGGACAAGAATTTCGTGGGCTTTGACCTATTGGAGGCTCTAGTCAAGGGTCAGATTGAGGGGGTGCGGCGAATAGATCCTAACACGGTCATTGTCTTCACCGTCGTTAATGACCCAGAACTCCACAGCAGAATATCCGAACTCGGCGTGAACAGGCTCTTCGTGAAGAGCCTGAGCGGCAGCAGCGTGCTCAAGTCCGCGGTGGATGACATCCTGGGCATCGCGTCGGAGGATGTGGGTGAATAG
- a CDS encoding PAS domain-containing sensor histidine kinase, with amino-acid sequence MALQVEVDYVSFVQTLPIGAYQVDAEGRFVYCNDAFARIFGYDTATDLIPGNIVDFYPDPQERERLISWMRSKSGVLVNETIYLKNKHEKPVVVSDSSQLLYDPEDRTKVVGIRGVMIDVGYRKLIDSFNAGIYTIDAEDRIVKVNRAVARMFGFEHPRQLEGMSIGDLYKNKADLAELKARLEKDGVVENYPIAMKKKDGEEIIISVTTSVMRDRDGRVIGREGIFTDITNTERIRNILENMPTGAYQVENDYTDTPRIRYCNAAFARMFGYSTQEMCGMDIRSLYANRTDVDKFELATQDAYSKGQPLCAHELLVKDREGNKFWIAIDCFPNSDHRGNITGRQGTIRDITIKRKLEAVLRGTEDVQRFAHRFMAPMMSIYANTGVVLEEMERVINIEIPENRRKEFGGLSTDGVAIARAIREATQGLLDDLKQLADLLEREDSLAAHRKQLDEHAARLRALKGDRRVENMVELRQEQRNLADSLLSLRKAVEQKPDLRRVSNKILTRLRDLDKFYILFVAQLTTNTSEIAYLEVESLRAYMLQWGHGKPETAYEFKAGNLYNCILEVANIYQLYAMKKGLEIVVNKKGYVPPVEMSVRDIKWMLHYLVQNAVKYSFRREGFVKVEIGTLGNDVTIEIENYGVGILPEEIEEGMIFEHGYRGKFSGDWNRVGSGIGLSEALRIALGHGGRIEVSSHPIPGYQGEINKDTPFITKVKVWLPLAHRKTQQSGGEE; translated from the coding sequence ATGGCCCTTCAAGTGGAAGTGGATTACGTTAGTTTCGTTCAGACTCTACCCATAGGTGCCTATCAGGTCGACGCGGAAGGGAGATTTGTGTACTGCAATGATGCCTTTGCACGAATCTTCGGTTATGACACGGCCACCGATCTGATCCCAGGAAATATCGTTGACTTCTACCCTGACCCGCAAGAAAGGGAAAGACTCATCAGTTGGATGCGGAGCAAGAGCGGCGTCTTGGTCAACGAGACCATTTACTTGAAGAACAAGCACGAGAAGCCTGTCGTAGTAAGCGACTCATCACAACTTCTATACGACCCGGAGGATCGCACCAAGGTTGTCGGCATCAGGGGCGTCATGATCGACGTAGGATACAGGAAGCTAATCGACAGTTTCAACGCAGGCATCTACACGATCGACGCAGAAGATAGAATTGTGAAGGTCAACCGCGCCGTGGCCAGAATGTTCGGATTTGAGCATCCACGTCAGTTGGAAGGCATGAGCATCGGGGACCTATACAAGAACAAGGCCGACTTAGCGGAGCTAAAGGCCCGGCTGGAGAAAGACGGCGTTGTGGAGAACTACCCCATAGCGATGAAAAAGAAGGACGGGGAGGAGATAATCATTTCTGTTACGACTTCTGTGATGAGAGATAGAGATGGTCGAGTGATTGGCAGAGAAGGGATCTTCACCGATATAACGAACACGGAGAGGATTCGAAACATACTGGAGAACATGCCAACTGGTGCGTACCAAGTGGAAAATGACTACACCGACACGCCCCGCATACGTTATTGTAACGCAGCGTTTGCACGCATGTTCGGTTACTCAACGCAGGAGATGTGCGGAATGGACATCCGCTCGCTCTACGCGAACCGTACCGACGTAGACAAGTTCGAACTCGCCACACAAGATGCCTATTCCAAGGGACAACCTCTGTGTGCCCATGAGCTACTTGTCAAGGACCGTGAGGGGAATAAGTTCTGGATAGCAATCGACTGCTTTCCGAACTCTGACCACAGGGGAAACATCACCGGACGACAGGGTACGATCAGGGACATCACCATCAAACGCAAGCTGGAAGCTGTACTCCGCGGCACAGAGGATGTGCAACGTTTTGCTCACCGATTCATGGCTCCAATGATGAGCATTTACGCGAACACGGGGGTGGTGCTGGAGGAAATGGAGAGAGTCATAAACATAGAGATCCCCGAGAACAGACGGAAGGAGTTTGGGGGACTGTCGACGGACGGCGTTGCAATTGCGAGAGCAATCAGGGAAGCCACGCAAGGTCTGCTCGACGACCTAAAGCAGCTTGCCGACCTCCTTGAGCGAGAAGACAGTCTGGCCGCCCACAGGAAGCAGCTGGACGAGCACGCCGCAAGACTCAGAGCTCTGAAGGGTGACCGCCGGGTTGAGAATATGGTAGAGCTTCGCCAGGAACAGCGCAACTTGGCCGACAGCCTTCTCTCCTTGAGGAAGGCGGTCGAGCAGAAACCTGACCTTAGAAGGGTCTCAAACAAGATACTCACTCGACTTAGGGACCTGGACAAGTTCTACATTCTCTTCGTTGCACAGCTGACGACCAATACGTCTGAGATCGCGTATCTGGAAGTGGAGAGCCTGCGTGCGTACATGTTGCAGTGGGGACACGGGAAACCGGAGACGGCCTATGAGTTCAAGGCGGGGAACCTGTACAACTGCATCCTGGAAGTGGCAAACATCTACCAACTCTATGCGATGAAGAAAGGGCTGGAGATTGTGGTAAACAAGAAGGGGTATGTTCCACCCGTTGAAATGTCTGTGCGGGATATCAAGTGGATGCTTCACTATCTGGTGCAAAACGCCGTCAAGTACTCTTTCCGCAGGGAAGGTTTTGTCAAGGTGGAAATCGGGACACTGGGGAATGACGTCACAATCGAGATCGAGAACTACGGCGTCGGCATCCTGCCAGAGGAAATCGAAGAGGGCATGATCTTCGAGCACGGCTATCGTGGCAAGTTCTCCGGGGACTGGAACCGGGTCGGCTCGGGCATCGGACTTTCTGAGGCTCTCAGAATAGCACTAGGACACGGTGGCCGCATCGAGGTTTCAAGTCATCCTATTCCGGGATATCAAGGTGAGATAAACAAGGACACTCCGTTTATCACGAAGGTGAAGGTTTGGCTTCCCCTAGCACACCGGAAAACACAGCAGAGCGGAGGTGAAGAGTGA
- a CDS encoding glutamate synthase, whose product MENLREEAGALLGSRQEETSSLMNTRQEQAGALLDSRAKLIAGVSPQPDELRAREAAEGGCGVLGFAANVPIAGRHIVTASQQMHNRGNGKGGGIAAAGLDPAQMRVSPDVLRTHYLIQVAYLDRGARAEVERECLTGRFDITESYRVETLDDHRAVPGLEVRPPDVVRYFCRVKPEALAHFAEENALRHLPARQVEDEYVYQNTFRLNQRYYAGLDDKRAFVLCHGRDLLVFKIVGYAEQAAVYYRLENLTAHVWISHQRYPTKGRIWHPGGAHPFIGMNEALVHNGDFANYHRVTEYLRLRNIVPLFLTDTEVSVLLFDLWDRVYAYPLEVLLEALAPTTERDFDMLPPEKQTLYRAIQQTHLHGSPDGPWFFIIARSKPDTQTWELLGVTDTSMLRPQVFALYESSPPPPTSQNNRDESSGGRSGASEPLQAKTENVQIGLIASERQAINACLRSLAVEDARFQPEADKYWVARGGSYTDGGAFVLTVSKSDEGYSLTCRDKFGKLVATPAPGASTRTRSGADWMSVLRDSVTGALTHYRGSRAGDTDSLTHDADSLPSGASPLASGAGKWFAEARESLAAADLSQVAAWTDWLAEFAREDDTTRACAIDVLTLLRDRHYDTGIKRRSALLATVDRSLYHVLRNVPGLDSCSESTHRLVDWRTRQTLRSPGLGELALVVDACDFPAEGEESAARLLCRAHSLGWRRFITLDWRGGRFAGCGLGSNTDDVRLDVFGDNGDYLGSGLDGASVFVHGAAQDQVGQILKRGRLVIHGDVGQTFLYGAKGGDIFVLGSAAGRPLINAVGRPRTVINGTCLDYLAESFMAGDPMDGGGFVIVNGVTFDETGGLIELDTPYPGGNLFSLASGGAIYLRDPHGKVEDDQLNGGQFAPLSDPDWRLIDPYLRQNESLFGIKVDDLLRVDGEVWPPNKVYRKVGVASVNVLHY is encoded by the coding sequence ATGGAGAACCTCCGAGAGGAAGCCGGCGCGCTGCTCGGCTCCCGACAGGAAGAAACGAGTTCCCTCATGAACACCCGACAAGAACAGGCCGGCGCATTGCTCGACTCCCGAGCAAAATTGATTGCCGGTGTGAGCCCCCAGCCCGATGAGTTGCGCGCTAGAGAAGCGGCCGAGGGCGGCTGCGGAGTGCTGGGATTCGCCGCGAATGTGCCTATCGCCGGCCGGCACATCGTCACGGCCAGCCAGCAAATGCATAACCGAGGGAACGGCAAAGGCGGCGGCATTGCCGCGGCGGGCCTTGACCCTGCCCAGATGCGGGTCTCGCCCGACGTCTTGCGCACGCATTACCTGATCCAGGTGGCCTACCTTGACCGGGGCGCGCGAGCGGAAGTGGAACGCGAATGCTTGACGGGTCGCTTCGACATCACGGAATCATACCGAGTCGAGACTCTGGACGACCATCGGGCCGTGCCGGGTCTCGAAGTGCGCCCGCCGGACGTGGTGCGCTACTTTTGCCGCGTCAAACCTGAGGCCCTCGCACATTTCGCCGAAGAGAATGCCTTGCGTCATCTGCCGGCACGGCAGGTGGAAGACGAATATGTTTATCAGAATACCTTCCGCTTGAACCAGCGTTACTACGCCGGCTTGGACGACAAGCGGGCCTTCGTGTTGTGTCACGGGCGCGACCTCCTGGTGTTCAAGATCGTGGGCTACGCCGAGCAGGCCGCAGTCTACTATCGCTTGGAGAATTTGACGGCTCACGTTTGGATTTCGCATCAACGGTATCCTACCAAGGGGCGCATCTGGCACCCAGGCGGCGCTCACCCATTCATCGGCATGAACGAGGCGTTGGTACACAACGGTGACTTTGCGAACTACCACCGGGTCACGGAATACCTGCGCCTGCGCAACATCGTGCCGCTCTTCCTCACCGATACCGAAGTCAGCGTGCTGCTGTTCGACCTGTGGGATCGGGTCTACGCTTACCCGCTGGAGGTACTACTTGAAGCGTTGGCTCCGACCACCGAGCGCGACTTCGACATGCTGCCTCCCGAGAAGCAGACGCTCTATCGAGCCATCCAGCAGACACACCTTCACGGAAGCCCGGACGGACCTTGGTTCTTCATCATTGCCCGGAGCAAGCCGGACACTCAAACGTGGGAACTCTTGGGGGTCACGGATACCTCCATGCTGCGTCCGCAGGTCTTTGCGTTGTACGAAAGCTCTCCCCCACCTCCAACCTCACAAAACAATAGGGATGAAAGCAGCGGCGGTCGGTCCGGGGCGAGCGAGCCTTTGCAAGCGAAGACCGAGAACGTTCAAATCGGGCTGATCGCCTCCGAGCGACAGGCCATAAACGCCTGCCTGCGTAGCCTCGCAGTGGAAGACGCCCGCTTCCAGCCCGAGGCCGACAAGTACTGGGTGGCACGCGGCGGCAGTTACACGGACGGAGGCGCCTTTGTTCTCACTGTCTCAAAAAGTGACGAAGGTTACAGTCTTACCTGCCGAGACAAGTTCGGCAAGCTTGTTGCGACACCGGCCCCTGGCGCGAGCACAAGAACACGTAGCGGCGCGGACTGGATGTCTGTTCTCCGTGACTCTGTGACCGGTGCTCTCACGCACTACAGGGGTTCTCGCGCAGGCGACACGGATTCTCTCACGCACGATGCGGATTCTCTGCCGAGCGGCGCGAGTCCTTTGGCGAGCGGTGCAGGCAAGTGGTTTGCCGAGGCGAGAGAATCGCTGGCCGCCGCCGACCTGTCTCAAGTGGCCGCGTGGACGGATTGGCTCGCCGAATTCGCACGCGAAGACGACACGACGCGCGCTTGCGCCATTGATGTCCTCACGTTACTCCGCGACAGGCATTATGACACCGGCATCAAGAGGCGCTCCGCGCTCCTCGCGACGGTGGACAGATCCCTGTACCATGTCCTGCGCAACGTGCCAGGACTGGATTCCTGTTCCGAGAGTACGCACCGACTGGTCGACTGGCGCACGCGACAGACTCTGCGCAGCCCCGGGCTCGGTGAACTGGCTCTCGTGGTTGACGCGTGCGACTTTCCCGCGGAGGGTGAGGAGTCCGCGGCACGGCTGCTCTGCCGAGCCCATTCACTCGGCTGGCGTCGCTTCATCACGCTCGATTGGCGCGGCGGACGATTTGCCGGCTGTGGCCTCGGATCAAACACTGATGACGTGCGACTGGACGTCTTCGGCGACAACGGCGACTACCTGGGCTCCGGGTTGGATGGAGCAAGCGTCTTCGTGCACGGAGCCGCGCAAGATCAAGTGGGACAGATACTCAAGCGTGGCCGGCTGGTGATACACGGCGACGTGGGACAGACTTTCCTTTACGGAGCGAAGGGCGGCGACATCTTCGTCCTGGGGTCGGCGGCCGGGCGACCGCTCATCAACGCCGTGGGGCGTCCGCGGACCGTGATCAACGGCACCTGCTTGGACTATCTGGCCGAATCCTTCATGGCCGGCGATCCGATGGACGGCGGAGGATTTGTGATCGTTAATGGAGTGACTTTCGACGAGACCGGCGGGTTGATAGAGCTTGACACTCCATACCCGGGTGGTAACCTGTTCTCACTGGCCTCAGGCGGAGCCATCTACTTGCGTGACCCGCACGGCAAGGTTGAAGATGATCAGCTCAATGGGGGGCAATTCGCGCCTCTTTCCGATCCGGACTGGCGCCTCATCGACCCTTACCTGCGCCAAAACGAGTCACTGTTCGGCATTAAGGTAGATGATCTCCTGCGCGTAGATGGCGAGGTGTGGCCTCCGAACAAGGTTTATCGCAAGGTAGGCGTCGCGTCCGTGAACGTTCTGCATTACTAG
- a CDS encoding glutamate synthase-related protein, with translation MSRYHIRTQPAPAPFQYPAKFQMDETDAYVKYGHRVFQGTSQRGDRYWTAEILSQTWYEAETGRVPISGAGYGGPFSGEGFEGMWLDMSEIVRPTRDGIHGREYISTAVSLGGAPEMLEFDDSNRLLTPLPRTMSLPLPVVFGPLPIPLPGRGALRALSLAAERLGTLCILTPDTLDVASNHNLALRLSAADFDSLPTLPREPVYVEFEDEPWAFERWRVACERWRGAMIGLRHALGPDSPAEIERLVRRGVRLFHLYADDEGRDLAGRPLPDSLRAVHSHLVQRRWRDSLSFLVSGGIAAAEHVPKVIACGADAVVLDWIPIVAWGCGLWADKQTCPVEKRETDAEWGAQRLINLMAAWRDQLLEALGAMGMREVRRLRGEVGRVIFEEIEAKAFRRLFPTTAPFQSSRRLPEEESGEGDMRWTHALLASTHQQARDGSPDGKQEFRVGGSGGGFDRLTFAFELTDKWQRSRRDDWLADPAGFDMSLPLNGRRDGRPELHIPLPWYGAGMSFGSVGLPVMLSRARAAQSLGTFTSTGEGGYPDALIPYADFVITQIATGLFGVREETIQRARLVEIKYAQGAKPGLGGHLLGNKNTECVAQEREAVCGTSLFSPFPFHSVYSVEDHKKHVDWLKQINPRALISVKVSTPTDVDMVAVGSYFAGAHIVHLDGAYGGTGAAPEIAKKNIAMPIEYAVPKVHCFLESEGIRDELTIMASGGIRTAYDVAKAIALGADGCVIGTAELVAMGCTRLGSCEQGFGCPFGITTTDPERSKLVDVENAWRLIVNLYTSWLWQLAGILRELGMKGIHELRGRTDVLVYLE, from the coding sequence ATGTCACGATATCACATACGCACACAGCCGGCGCCGGCCCCCTTCCAGTATCCGGCCAAGTTCCAAATGGACGAGACCGACGCCTACGTGAAATACGGTCATCGTGTCTTCCAGGGCACGTCACAACGCGGCGACCGCTATTGGACTGCCGAGATTCTTTCGCAGACCTGGTACGAGGCCGAGACCGGACGCGTTCCCATCAGCGGCGCGGGATACGGTGGGCCGTTCAGTGGGGAAGGCTTTGAAGGAATGTGGCTGGACATGTCCGAGATCGTGCGTCCTACGCGCGACGGTATCCACGGTCGGGAATACATCTCGACCGCCGTGAGTCTTGGGGGCGCACCGGAGATGCTGGAGTTCGACGACTCGAATCGTTTACTCACTCCCCTACCCAGGACCATGAGCCTACCGCTGCCCGTGGTTTTCGGACCTTTGCCCATACCACTACCAGGTCGGGGCGCATTGCGAGCCCTGTCTCTCGCCGCCGAACGTCTTGGCACTTTATGTATCCTGACCCCCGACACACTCGACGTCGCCTCCAATCACAATTTGGCACTGCGTCTCTCGGCGGCCGATTTTGATTCGCTCCCGACCTTGCCCCGGGAACCGGTTTACGTGGAGTTCGAAGATGAGCCGTGGGCATTCGAACGCTGGCGGGTAGCCTGTGAACGATGGAGAGGCGCGATGATCGGACTACGCCACGCCCTGGGGCCGGATAGCCCGGCGGAAATCGAGCGGCTGGTGCGCAGGGGAGTGCGTCTCTTTCACCTCTATGCCGACGACGAAGGCCGCGATCTTGCGGGACGTCCCCTTCCCGATTCATTGCGCGCGGTTCATTCTCACCTTGTGCAGCGACGCTGGCGCGATAGCCTATCGTTCTTGGTCAGCGGCGGCATCGCTGCCGCAGAGCACGTGCCCAAGGTCATCGCATGCGGCGCGGACGCCGTCGTACTTGATTGGATACCCATCGTGGCGTGGGGGTGCGGCCTGTGGGCCGACAAACAGACCTGCCCGGTGGAGAAACGCGAGACTGACGCCGAGTGGGGCGCACAGCGTTTGATCAACTTGATGGCCGCCTGGCGCGACCAACTGCTTGAAGCGCTGGGTGCGATGGGAATGCGCGAAGTGCGGCGACTGCGCGGCGAGGTCGGTCGGGTGATATTCGAGGAAATTGAGGCGAAGGCCTTTCGCCGCCTATTCCCCACTACCGCACCTTTCCAGTCCAGTCGGCGTTTGCCGGAGGAAGAGAGTGGCGAGGGTGACATGCGCTGGACACACGCTCTGCTCGCCTCCACCCACCAACAGGCACGGGACGGCTCGCCCGACGGCAAGCAGGAGTTCCGCGTCGGTGGTTCGGGTGGCGGGTTCGACCGACTCACCTTTGCCTTTGAACTGACGGACAAGTGGCAACGGTCACGCAGAGACGACTGGCTCGCCGACCCAGCCGGCTTCGATATGAGTTTACCTCTCAACGGGCGCCGCGACGGCCGCCCCGAGCTTCACATTCCACTTCCATGGTACGGCGCGGGGATGTCTTTCGGAAGTGTGGGTCTGCCGGTGATGCTCAGCAGGGCCCGCGCGGCTCAATCTCTGGGCACGTTTACGTCGACCGGCGAAGGCGGCTACCCCGATGCTCTCATCCCGTACGCCGATTTTGTCATTACCCAGATCGCAACGGGGCTTTTCGGAGTGCGCGAGGAGACCATCCAACGCGCACGGCTGGTGGAAATCAAGTATGCCCAGGGAGCCAAGCCTGGCTTGGGGGGACACTTGCTCGGCAACAAGAACACCGAGTGCGTGGCGCAAGAGCGCGAGGCCGTTTGTGGCACATCACTCTTCAGCCCCTTTCCTTTCCACAGCGTGTACTCGGTGGAGGACCACAAGAAGCACGTGGACTGGCTCAAACAAATTAACCCGCGTGCACTGATCAGCGTGAAGGTCAGCACACCAACGGACGTGGACATGGTCGCTGTCGGCTCATATTTCGCGGGCGCGCACATCGTCCACCTGGACGGCGCTTACGGCGGCACGGGCGCCGCGCCGGAAATAGCCAAAAAGAACATCGCAATGCCGATTGAGTACGCCGTCCCCAAGGTGCATTGTTTCTTGGAAAGCGAGGGCATCCGCGACGAGCTCACGATAATGGCGTCGGGCGGCATTCGCACCGCATACGACGTGGCAAAAGCAATTGCACTCGGTGCCGACGGATGCGTTATCGGCACAGCCGAGTTGGTCGCGATGGGCTGCACACGACTGGGCAGTTGCGAACAAGGGTTCGGCTGTCCCTTCGGCATCACGACAACGGACCCGGAGCGCAGCAAACTAGTGGACGTCGAGAACGCCTGGCGGCTCATCGTGAATCTTTACACGAGCTGGCTTTGGCAATTGGCAGGTATCCTGCGCGAGCTCGGAATGAAAGGCATCCACGAACTGCGGGGACGGACAGACGTCCTGGTGTATCTGGAGTGA
- a CDS encoding response regulator codes for MKKLNILIADDESIIRLGLKRILEEAGHTVYAAEDGRVAVRLAAGCTPDLAILDIKMPEMDGLEAARALLDLAQVPIIFLTAFGERELIERAARLPVMGYLVKPIKEAELLAMIEVVAQRFEEHARTAQAASEMKNELASRRTIDRAKGLLMQREGISEFEAYNRLQQRARAERRTLLEAAEETVREAGERET; via the coding sequence TTGAAGAAACTGAACATCTTGATCGCCGACGACGAGTCCATCATCAGACTTGGACTCAAACGGATCTTGGAAGAGGCGGGACACACCGTTTACGCCGCAGAGGACGGACGCGTCGCCGTGAGGCTCGCCGCAGGGTGCACACCCGATCTGGCGATCCTGGACATAAAGATGCCGGAGATGGACGGACTCGAAGCGGCGCGCGCACTCCTCGACCTGGCGCAGGTACCGATCATCTTTCTGACTGCCTTTGGCGAACGAGAACTGATCGAACGCGCGGCACGGTTGCCCGTCATGGGCTACCTGGTCAAGCCGATCAAGGAGGCGGAACTCTTGGCCATGATTGAAGTGGTGGCTCAACGTTTCGAGGAGCATGCCCGCACGGCGCAAGCCGCCTCCGAAATGAAAAACGAGCTGGCCTCGCGCCGCACGATCGATCGCGCCAAGGGATTGCTGATGCAGCGCGAAGGCATCAGCGAATTCGAGGCTTACAATCGTCTGCAACAGCGCGCCCGCGCCGAACGGCGGACGTTGCTGGAAGCCGCGGAAGAAACAGTCCGCGAAGCCGGAGAGCGCGAGACTTAG
- a CDS encoding GAF domain-containing protein, with protein MGETLHNLEQKTAQLRAVGQISAALAAAWKLEDTLDAITRITSQVLGVDSCSIYLQEEAGGRLVLKATTGLAPDAIGQASLGIGEGLTGWVITHGQSVAVRDALKDPRFKLLPETHEEALRSLMAVPLSVQGRVIGAMNVQTAETHDYTNDEVELLSLIANLAAGAIEKAALYDRQRQQIQELSALAEVSRTVTSPLYLDEMLGIVMEMAARVMGAKATVLHLLDDASGQLVLRSTHDVIAKEQQFASIAVGQGIAGQVAATGQPIFIPNVQTDKRHLNHALAEHEGWISMLSVPLIVRDRIVGVFSCYMDAHHEFTPKEMELFRTLADQTALAIENARLVINAAVVREMHHRVKNNLQTIAMLLRLQKSAAANLSAEDVLAETINRIMSIAAIHEVLSEQGLRLVDVKNVLERVTLSIGETMFTSGRAITISVTGDRLVLASREATSLSLATSELVQNAVEHAFAGRDKGRILVQLKVEPGESAVVVEDDGVGNALTEAPIKGLGLQIVETLVSDDLRGHFESIASPAGTRAVIRFPNPAGTGAKP; from the coding sequence ATGGGCGAGACATTGCACAACTTAGAACAAAAAACTGCACAACTGCGCGCAGTGGGTCAAATCAGTGCAGCCCTTGCGGCCGCGTGGAAACTCGAGGACACACTGGACGCGATCACACGAATCACGTCCCAGGTTTTGGGTGTGGACTCGTGTTCCATTTACCTCCAGGAAGAGGCAGGCGGCCGGCTGGTTCTCAAGGCGACTACCGGGCTCGCGCCAGACGCCATCGGTCAAGCTTCTTTGGGCATCGGCGAGGGTTTGACCGGCTGGGTCATCACGCACGGTCAGTCCGTGGCGGTCCGCGATGCGCTCAAGGATCCACGCTTCAAGCTCCTGCCCGAAACGCACGAAGAGGCGTTGAGGTCGCTCATGGCCGTCCCGCTCAGTGTGCAGGGACGCGTCATCGGCGCCATGAACGTGCAGACGGCGGAAACACACGATTATACCAACGACGAAGTAGAGCTTTTGTCGCTCATCGCCAACTTGGCCGCCGGTGCGATAGAGAAGGCAGCGCTCTACGATCGCCAGCGGCAGCAGATACAGGAACTCTCCGCCCTCGCGGAGGTGAGCCGCACGGTGACTTCGCCGCTCTACCTCGACGAAATGCTTGGAATTGTGATGGAGATGGCGGCCCGCGTGATGGGTGCGAAAGCCACCGTGCTCCATCTGCTGGACGACGCCAGCGGCCAACTGGTGCTGCGCTCGACGCACGACGTCATCGCCAAGGAACAGCAATTCGCTTCGATCGCGGTCGGACAGGGCATCGCCGGGCAGGTGGCGGCAACCGGGCAGCCGATCTTTATTCCCAACGTACAGACAGACAAGCGCCACTTGAATCACGCTCTCGCGGAGCATGAAGGATGGATTTCGATGTTGAGCGTCCCGCTCATTGTGAGAGATCGAATCGTGGGCGTTTTCTCTTGCTACATGGACGCGCATCACGAATTCACTCCAAAGGAGATGGAACTCTTTCGGACTCTGGCCGACCAGACTGCTCTCGCCATTGAGAACGCGCGCCTCGTCATAAATGCAGCCGTGGTTCGCGAGATGCACCATCGCGTGAAGAACAACTTGCAAACGATCGCCATGCTGCTCCGCCTGCAAAAGAGTGCGGCGGCGAACCTGAGCGCCGAAGACGTACTCGCCGAGACGATCAATCGCATCATGAGCATTGCGGCGATCCACGAGGTTTTGAGCGAGCAGGGTCTGCGTCTGGTCGACGTGAAAAACGTTCTTGAGCGCGTGACTCTCTCCATCGGAGAGACGATGTTCACGTCGGGACGAGCCATTACTATATCTGTCACCGGTGATCGGCTCGTGCTTGCGTCGCGAGAAGCCACGTCACTGTCTCTTGCAACCAGCGAGCTCGTCCAGAACGCGGTGGAGCACGCGTTCGCCGGGCGCGATAAAGGCCGGATTCTTGTCCAACTGAAGGTCGAACCGGGCGAAAGCGCGGTCGTCGTCGAAGACGACGGCGTCGGCAACGCGCTGACGGAAGCTCCGATCAAGGGCCTCGGGTTACAAATTGTGGAAACGCTGGTGAGCGATGACTTGAGAGGGCATTTCGAGTCGATCGCTTCACCGGCGGGTACGCGTGCCGTCATCCGGTTTCCGAACCCTGCCGGGACGGGAGCGAAGCCTTGA
- the arsM gene encoding arsenite methyltransferase yields the protein MNTFDEREEVRRRYAKIAVHSKSCCSSSCCSSAQPNLSEIVGYSKREMEQVPAGADLGLGCGAPVAFADINEGETVLDLGSGAGFDVFLAAKKVGPNGLVYGLDMTEEMIGKATENARKGGFGNVKFIKGFIEDIPLENESVDLVISNCVINLSPEKEKVFRETFRILRSRGRIVASDIVLKKPLPKILLENPDVYSSCVSGAMLKDDYISALETAGFQKIEILTERSFPFDLMANDLKGSSVEKWAKENPDKAKDTAESILSITFRAQKAL from the coding sequence ATGAATACGTTTGACGAAAGAGAAGAAGTTAGAAGAAGATATGCCAAGATTGCCGTCCACAGTAAGTCCTGCTGCTCGTCATCGTGCTGTTCATCGGCGCAGCCCAATCTGTCGGAAATCGTGGGCTACAGCAAGAGGGAAATGGAGCAGGTACCGGCCGGCGCGGATCTCGGACTCGGCTGCGGGGCTCCTGTTGCCTTTGCCGACATCAATGAAGGAGAAACAGTGCTTGACCTTGGCTCGGGGGCAGGGTTTGATGTGTTTCTTGCCGCCAAGAAGGTCGGCCCTAACGGACTTGTCTACGGGCTCGATATGACGGAGGAAATGATAGGGAAAGCGACAGAAAATGCAAGAAAAGGCGGTTTCGGAAACGTAAAATTCATCAAGGGCTTCATTGAAGACATTCCTCTTGAAAATGAAAGCGTTGACCTCGTCATATCAAACTGTGTGATCAATCTGAGCCCGGAAAAGGAAAAGGTCTTTAGGGAAACATTCAGAATCCTGAGAAGTAGAGGAAGAATCGTTGCATCCGACATTGTTCTGAAAAAACCTCTTCCCAAGATACTTCTGGAAAATCCCGACGTCTACTCTTCATGCGTATCCGGAGCCATGCTGAAGGATGATTATATTTCTGCCCTGGAAACGGCCGGATTTCAAAAAATTGAAATCCTGACTGAAAGAAGCTTTCCTTTTGACCTAATGGCAAACGATCTGAAAGGCTCATCCGTTGAGAAATGGGCTAAGGAAAATCCAGATAAAGCAAAGGACACAGCCGAATCAATACTGAGCATAACCTTTAGGGCGCAAAAGGCCTTGTAA